In Nicotiana tabacum cultivar K326 chromosome 10, ASM71507v2, whole genome shotgun sequence, the DNA window ATTTTCCCTATGATTtttgggccaataaacctcggactcaacttccctttcttcccgaatctcataacgcccttcataggcaaaacccgtaGCAAAACCCattctccaaccatataggaaacatcacgaaccttccggtccgcgtaactcttctgtctggactgagctgtgcggagtctatcctgaatcaccttaaccttctccaaagcatcctgaaccaggtctgtgcccaacaatctggcctcacccggctcaaccCAACCCACCAGATAtctgcaccgcctaccatataaagcctcatacggtgccatctaaatgctggattgatagttgttgttgtaagcaaactccaccaatggcaaaactgatcccaagacgcTCCAATCtcgatcacacacgcacggagcatatcctcaagagtcTTTAAtatcatttttgttattttctatgTGTTGTTTCTCCTTTTTTTGTTCCAATTTGTTTCAACTCAGACAATATCGGGAAATTTCAAAGTTAGGGCTTTCGTGGATGAAATTGGGGGAATATTTGGGGTTTTGATAATTGGTAAAAGTCGGTTTTTTCCCCCACCGAGAAAGCAAATAGAACCCAGGTAATAATCCCTTTTAGAAGTTAAGCTAAGTTCAAGAGGTGTTTTACGTATTAAAACGTGTTTGCTCCATGCTACCACAAATTCGAGTTTAAACTTCTCTACATTACTACAAGATACCACATATATCTTCCAGAGCATGTCATTTTACCTATTTCACCTTCCTCTAGAAATTGCtccatcttttgcatttttctagCAACTTCCTCTAACTGTAGGCATCTTCTCTGAGTTTTCATTTGTTTACTCCTCAAGTTTATCTGCTGCAAAATCTATATCTCTGCATTTAGGTGATCAATATCTCTTTCACGCCGTAAGAGAGGGAAATCTAGGTCATGTACCCATTAGGAGACTGGAAAAACAAACACCGACTACATAAATCAGAGGACATCTATACCTTATCAATAAAATCAGAGGACGTCTTTAAACTGCAAGTATATAGACACATAAGCGACGAATCAATGATATGGCTTTAAAGACACGCATTTGCCACACGTCTAAGTTTTCTTTTTATTAACACCAATATTCAAGTCGAGAGCAACTATTTTATACAAATAGTCAAACAATCAAAGGTTGTGTAAAAAGTGAAGATTTAATTTGAAGCACCCCAGAGTAATTAAGAATGTTGATCCGAATGGAGCCTTCTGAAAGTGGCATTTCTGCATTCAGCTCTCTCCTTCGGTCTTTCGACCAGTTTGCACAAGTTGATTTCCAATGTCGCACAAAATTTGACAGGAGAACCATGGCAGTAAAATTCTTATGATTTTATATGCCTCCCGTGCAGGCAAAGGCAGAAGTATCGATATTGAAGTCAACAAAACTGAAAGTTCTTTTGAGAAAGAGGAGAAGCATGACTAGTTTTGATAAGAACTACCATGAGTTGTGCTCACATGACATATAATTCAAAACACAAGCAACATCGTAAAAATTGGAAAAGTGTCAGCATCATGTACtatgtctttcttttctttctttttggtttcTCATTCCTACATTTTTGCCAAGTCAGTGTCATATCCAACAGGTTGACGTACCTATAAGTAGCGAATAAAGGGGCTTAGTTTATGAGCAATTCATTTCCAGTGAAGAACGATTAGCAGCAATGAAGGAAGCTTTATTCGTGTCCTGCAATAACGCTTCTATGCAAGAGGCACACAGGTTTGCTTTTGATCAAGCTGATGACTTCTAAGGCCATTTCCTTGCAACCAAGATTATCTTTCTTAGTCCAGTTGAACAATTTCTTCTAACCGGTTTAACGTTCTAGCTATAAGGTACGTTAATCACAGAGGATCCAATACATATTATACTTGTGTGCGAAAACTAGAGCATCAGCATAACACATCTTCGGCAAGTGCATAACTGTAGAGGTAGGCGAGAGAGAAGATATCAACTTACCTAGCCTAAAGACCTTTTCTTTCGCCCAATATTTACTTTCTGGAGGTACAAGCTCCTCAAATCCCTTTATCAAATTAgttatttcttcagtttcctcCAGAAATAGGTGTTGATATCTTGTTTATATGAGATTTCCTTTTCAAGAAGGTCTATATTGGTTTTGATGACTTCATCGCGTTGGTTGACTCGTGAATCAACATTGCACATCTGGATCTGATGACTTGTTTGAAATTTTACCAATAATCAGTTACTAGATGAGGTTTGTCCAACATTTCAAATACTGATATAGCTGAGTTTATATAGTTGCATCTAcaattttaaaccctaaataggAATACGTACCCAGGAACAACCATACTTTCACTAATACAGAAGCACAGTTCCATCCTTAGTAAATAGTGACAAACATTAAAGACCACCTACTATTCAGAGCATACATATTCAGAATTTGCATTCAGGAACAAATGAATCTTGCTTCCTCAATAAAATTAAATTCACGAAGGTAAACCATACAAAATGATAGACTAAAGGCACTATTTGTTCATGACTTAGTTTTTGAAATACCTTCTGCTAGTAAGTAGCTACAATTACTGCATGATAAAGTTACCATAGATAAGACCAGAAAAATAGGTAATGACTCCTTCACACATCAAATTATATGCTTTGATGGTCACTTGGTCTTAATAAGTGTTTTTACTTGCTTGAACTGATTGAGCAAGGTAAGAATGTAGTAACTTCAGGAAATTTGTGGATATGTAATATGATAAAAACACCATAAGCCTCCTGCAATAGTAAGTAACTCTTATATCAACCGTTTAATTTAAATTACGTTATCTTAAGGAAGACTGACAAAAAAGAATCATCCGTCAATGAAAGGGTATCTTAGAGTTAAAATTTAACCCCctgaataaataaaaatttatgaCTGCCAAGACACTGAGCAGAAGCGTGTTCATAAGACATATATGTTAAACGATAGCATAAATGTGATACATTTAAAAATACACATGAACCATATGCTCCTTGTGCATTTCATGTACTGTACTAAAAGTAGAACAAACCAAACAATTATGACCTAACCAATTGGTCAAGTGAATTCGTCCGTGCCAAATATGCTAAGATGTTGTATCAATCCACCACATATAATTTCACACCAAATATTTAAATGAAATACAAACTTAAAAGTAAAGTCCAAGCAAATTATATAAACTTTTAGGTGAAGGGCAATAAGAAAGAACGAATAATATAGTATATGCTAATACAATATCTAGCTAGTTAGACCAACATCTAATGGTGTGAGAGGAGGCTTCTCCTGAAGCTTAAATTGTAAAAAGATCTAtgtatgatttaaataaaaattatgggTGGTCGAGTTTCATGTTCAAATGGAAACTGCTGCTAATGCTGCTTTAGCGTGtctatttgttgatattaagAAAGTGGCTAAAGCAGAGGAGCAAGTTACTGCCTATAAATTTTGTGACTTGGTATCTAAGCACATGTAAAAATTAATGAAGAAGAAACCTATGTGGTTAGTCAATAACACCCTATCAGGTATCAAAAGCACCGTTACTATACTGATACTAACTCTATAGTTTAAGTTCTACCCTAAAAGGGGAAGCCTCTTCCACGGAAATAGCTTCATAAATTTTGTCCTTGTAAAGttcataaatttatttattttgtcaAGCTATTAAAGATCATCTAGCTTCTTagccaaaaatgaaagaaagatttcATTATTTCTTAAAATTATTCATTTCAGAGTTAAATATCGATAATTTTTTTATCTATCATAAAAGACTATGGTTACAAGAACTACCGCtcaatttcaaataaaaaataaataaataattaataataaaaagatTTATGAAGATCTAATCACTCACCTTTTAGCAAAAAGTGTCAAATTCTGTCATGCAAACCATCAAGTATTTGCAATTTGGCCAAAACATCGGATCGCATGAACTATCTTAGCTTATGCCTTCATTCTCTTCAAATTAACCACGGTTAACTTCAAGAAATTGTTTTACCTTAATAATTAGTAATTAAAGATTCGGAGTACGATAAAGACTAAagtttggggggagggggaggaggagaaaaaagatagggagaaaataaaaaggaattcCGACTGTTACTTCTAGAACCATATATATGATCAAAAAGAAAATGAACTATTGTAGTTATAGCAACAATACTCATTGTTGACAAATGAGTAACTTCAATATAGCtacatttataaaatattttgcaaaatgcATACAGATTGAAGACCCAATGGAGCAGTTCAATTGCCCTTAAACCTTGAAGTTCTCAGGCTTTTAGTCATTTAGTTCGTCAACCTCATGATATGACTTTATTTCCTCGATTTTAGAAGGAAATGTCTAAACATCAAGATTGTTTGAAGCCAGGAAATTAGGCTTATATATCCAGAGTCATGCTGTTCTCCGCAAAAATAGAGCCAACATGTAAGACAAGGCAGAATCAATCGACGATAAAGCAATGATAAACAACCCAACTAGAACAAGTGCCAGTGTTGCAGTCTTCAGCTGCAAAAAGTGGAGAAAAGATTAGTTTTACTGCATGTACTGATATCAAAGATAAAGAAACAACATTCCTTGGAACTATGCTTAATATCTAAGTCAATCCAATCAGTGCAACTCAACATTGTATTTAGCATAGATACAGACTCTCAAGAAcaaaatattttgggtaaataAATGTTTTCACTTCATTAGACAAAAATGGAAGAATTGTTACATAGCATCAGAAATTCAAAATATAGCAACAGTTAGAGCAACCGTGCAGATACTTCAAAGGCGCCACAGTTATCCAAATATTCTTCTATTTGAAAAGCTGGCTCCAGCTATTTTCAGGTAAACTTGGATATTAAGACACTGTACAAGCCACATGCATAGTGCAACAAATGAAATGAGAAACTTAACTCGagagaaaggaaaattttctaaaACTACCGGCATAATGGTTCAATTCAAGGGGTTAAATGCACAAGCAGATGGCATTATCTCCCTTCACAAGAGTGGAAAAACACCAATGCTGCAACAGGTTTGTCTCAGAATGGAAAACCAGCAGAAAGATATTGACAAAAGTAGCAATCAAATTACTTCTTCTGTAGTTTTGTCTGAGAGTCACCAACTAGAACTAGTTTTCATAGCACATGTCAATATGTGGCTCAAAACCAAGGCATTGTTAACTTTTTATACTTAATTGATAATGGAAATCAATCTTCACTATTTTATAATTGtctttactttttgtttttccAACCTGAAACAAGAGCATTTAGGCCATAGACAATGGAGTAACCAAAACAGTACTGAAAACTAACCAAGCCATATCGATACCGAGGAGGAACCGagatgattgggacggtttcgaaaagcCTAAATTTGGTTATACACAACGGAGTAACCAAAAAAgtggtatgatataaatttttaaaaataaccaGCTGAAccaaaccattgacacccctaggtAGCGCTATAAAGACCATTAACTATTTATTAGCATTTGTTATTTTGTCTTGACAACAAGAGTTGAGCACACTAGAGTAACAAGCCAAATACAATGTGGAGCTTTGCTCACATTATCAGCACCTAGTATTGGCCACATATTGCAACGGAAGGGAAATGACAATTACCAAATAGAAAGAAAAGGTTATACACACTAACCGTGCTTTGAAATCCAGGCCATTCTATGTACTTCAGCTGACTTGGCTGCTCAACCAGAAATAGTAGTATCGATTTTACAGCCCTGAGCCATTAAAAAATGGAACTTCAGAACATTATAGATACATCATCTAAAACATTTTATCTAGCAAaacttttaaaattcaaattattaaAGGATCTCAAAATATCCACGAAAGTTAATTATTGAAAAAATGGATATCAAAGCGAAGGAGAAATTATTGGAGAAGCTAGTAAAATTTCAAACAAGTCATCAGATCCAGATGTGCAATGTTGATTCACGAGTCAACCAACGCGATGAAGTCATCAAAACCAATATAGACCTTCTTGAAAAGGAAATCTCATATAAACAAGATATCAACACCTATTTCtggaggaaattgaagaaataactaaTTTGATAAAGGGAATTGAGGAGCTTGTACCTCCAGAAAGTAAATATTGGGCGAAAGAAAAGGTCTTTAGGCTAGGTAAGTTGATATCTTCTCTCTCGCCTACCTCTACAGTTATGCACTTGCCGAAGATGTGTTATGCTGATGCTCTAGTTTTCACACACAAACAAAAACACACACAAGTATAATATGTATTGGATCCTCTGTGATTAACGTACCTTATAGCTTGCTTCATAGTGTTTATCAGAAATGGATCTTCATCGTTATTGACACTAGATTGATAGTTTCTTTCGACAAATGAAGCACATTTGACAGAATGACCAGCTAGAGATAAATGTGTAACGCTTCTACCAGGCACCTGCTAATTCCGAAAATCCAAGTTAAAGATGTATTTATCattacaaaagaagaaaaacgaAATAAACCTTTCTAGACACAAGCTGATTGCAATGGTGACTTTTGAATGTGCTCCTCTTGTAACTCATGATACGAGATGGTAGTCTCGGACGGACTCCACCAATTTTGGGGCAGAAGACACCTAAAGTAATTTCACAAAGTTATGTCAGATTAATTGAAGTCACAGAGCCAAACTACACGGATGTGACGGATAACGGAACCTGGAACTAAATCCAAATGCCAGCTGGAAATAGTGATCATCTCAGTGATCTATCACAATGTCAGGACAACCGTTAACTTGCACTCGACAAAAATCTCAGAATAATTTTACGAGGCTGCAAAAAAGGGGTTGCATCAATGAATCATCTGACATCAAACGTGACCTACTAATGGTACTTATACACATAAAAAGTACAGTTAGTAATCAATTGTGATGAATTAAAAGGACAGTCCGCACAAATTTGATGCTAAGTTAATTACTCTAGCTTCAAGTCTAGCTCTTTTAGTAAAGAAATTTCACCTATTTATGacattttttttcttgttctCATAAATACCATAAGCTTGGTGGATGATGGATGTGTATATTGTAGAATACCTATGGTAACTGAAAAAGGATTAAAAAATTCACTTGTTTCAGTCATATCATCAAACGCCTTGACTGCACCAAAAACCTTTTATGTTCCATTAATACTATAGGACAATAATTACATTCACATGTGGAATACGCAAAAGAAGATAAAAAACTCAATAAGCAGAAAGATTCTAATATCAATTATCTCAGAGAAAATAGAATCACAATTTTACTGCTAAGTTCATCCTTAAAGAACCCTTTTACTCTCGAATCACAATTTTACAACTAAGTTCATCCTCAAAGAACCCATTTACTCTCAGAACAATCTTATACAACTAACACCAGAAATAACAATATATCACAAATATGCATCTATGTAGCTATTTTCAAACATCAAATAAGATACAACTACTGAATGCATATATAAAATCCAGCAAGAAAGAAATCCCAAAaacaggaaaaaataaaaaaactaacaaATACCTACCAAAGACCCATTAACAAGCTCAAATGGTTCACCAAACAAAGGAAAAACTGAAAAAAGGTCATAGACATACATATACAGCACATGCCACAGAGAAGCTGGATTCAAAATGGAGAAATTTGAATCAAAAGTCAAATTACTTTAGTCTGGCCAAGAAGCAATAGAGCACAGAGAGATGAAGGAAAGGGAAAGTAACAAAGAATGAATTGCAAGAGTCTGTTCGTGCTTTGGGTTAAGCTCAAATTACACACAAGACAAAAACCACAGAAGAACTGATGCGGTGGAGGTCCAATTATGGGATTAAAGCACACGTTTCATTAGATGTTGTTAAAGGTCCAAATTGCCCTTGAACAAAATGAAAAAGACAGCTAAGTAGACATGTCGAAACTCAAGCTCTTCTATATAATAGAAGGTGGGGATGAcaactattattattttttatttgactTTTTCTTATAAGAAACAAAATTACAGATGATAAAAATATCCGACAGCATTGTATGGTAATTGCAAcatattatttacatctattttgGAACAAGAATATCCTTTCATGGATGTAAGATTGACAAATGGTACATCCTCTGCATTCATAGCAACATCATACTATTAGATGCTAAATTATCACATTGTTTACATTTCGACACACAGTGTTGTGTTTAGCCTTTTTAAACCTCCTTCTTTGTGATTTTTACAAAAAATACTTACAAAGTTCTGAAGTAATAATCAATTATCACTGCTCATATCTCAAACAAAGAAGTGGAGAAACACAATAGACATCTGCCAAATTAAATGATGGGTAAAGGACAACATAGAGCAGAATTTTGCTTCCAAACATCTTTTGAGTTTGAACATATATAAGTACTACATAGATCATATCACATAACACAGTTGACAATTAATGCTTTAAGGTTCAGATTTTGCACAAAAGTGCTAAGCTCTCATTCCTTTGCTAATCAACACACTCAGTTATGCTAGGAACTAAGGACATAGTATTTTGATCTCTCATGTGCTTCTTTGATGAACTGTGCTTTTATGAATTACTTTCATGTAAGGTAAGATTCTGAAGATGGCCATCATTTACCACTATTAACCTTGTACTAAAAGAATACCACAACAAACATGTAACGGTTTTTAGTGCCTATTCAGGTAATACTTAGCCTACTAATGATTAATGAAAATGTCAAAGCTTTACTTATGTGAGTGTAAACATGATATATAAAGGTGCTTTTGACTATTCCATCTGTTAAAGATagtttaaacttttaaaatataatatcaattaTTGTACCATGATGTTAATAGAAACTTCTGTCT includes these proteins:
- the LOC107832807 gene encoding uncharacterized protein LOC107832807 — protein: MITISSWHLDLVPGVFCPKIGGVRPRLPSRIMSYKRSTFKSHHCNQLVSRKVPGRSVTHLSLAGHSVKCASFVERNYQSSVNNDEDPFLINTMKQAIRAVKSILLFLVEQPSQLKYIEWPGFQSTLKTATLALVLVGLFIIALSSIDSALSYMLALFLRRTA